The proteins below come from a single Paenibacillus sp. genomic window:
- the sigJ gene encoding RNA polymerase sigma factor SigJ, whose translation MVETTDDLYVKYRPLLFSIAYRMTGLRAEAEDVVQDVFLQWARRPPEAQHLEHPKAYLCRMTVNRCTDLARSARARRLTYFGPWLPEPLVALERDPAAAVEEDETLSFAMLLLMEKLRPVERAVFVLREAFGFEYADIAGMIDKTEANVRQIVSRVRAKLDAERPADAAPQAAFAFASELLAAFHQASSSGNLEPLMQRLAPDVVLLSDGGGKAFAAPVPIVSRNRVAAFLGGLMRKAAEAPGKYSFIPVPVNGGPGLVVLEGSSVSNVMTFAFGADGAVHDIYIVRNPDKLRHVSAALRIP comes from the coding sequence ATGGTCGAAACGACGGACGATTTGTATGTGAAGTATAGGCCTCTTCTGTTTTCAATCGCATACCGCATGACCGGATTAAGAGCCGAGGCGGAGGACGTCGTTCAAGACGTCTTCCTCCAGTGGGCGCGGCGTCCGCCGGAAGCGCAACATTTGGAGCATCCGAAGGCGTACTTGTGCCGAATGACCGTCAACCGGTGCACCGACCTCGCTCGCTCGGCTCGGGCGCGGCGGTTAACGTATTTCGGTCCGTGGCTTCCGGAGCCGCTCGTCGCGTTGGAGCGCGACCCTGCCGCCGCCGTGGAAGAGGATGAGACGCTGTCGTTCGCTATGTTGCTGCTGATGGAGAAGCTGCGGCCCGTCGAGCGCGCCGTCTTCGTGCTGCGCGAGGCGTTCGGCTTCGAATATGCCGACATCGCCGGCATGATCGATAAAACGGAAGCGAACGTGCGGCAAATCGTCAGCCGCGTCCGCGCGAAGCTGGACGCCGAGCGGCCGGCGGACGCCGCGCCGCAAGCCGCCTTCGCCTTCGCGTCGGAACTGCTTGCAGCGTTCCATCAAGCGTCGAGCAGCGGCAATCTCGAGCCGCTCATGCAGCGGCTTGCGCCGGACGTCGTCCTGCTGTCGGACGGCGGCGGGAAAGCGTTCGCCGCCCCGGTGCCGATCGTTTCCCGCAACCGCGTGGCCGCGTTCCTCGGCGGCTTGATGCGCAAAGCGGCGGAAGCGCCCGGCAAGTATTCCTTCATCCCCGTCCCTGTCAACGGCGGCCCCGGCCTCGTCGTGCTTGAAGGCAGCAGCGTGAGCAACGTGATGACGTTCGCGTTCGGCGCGGACGGCGCTGTTCATGACATCTACATCGTCCGGAACCCGGACAAACTGAGACATGTTTCCGCCGCCCTGCGAATACCCTAG
- a CDS encoding undecaprenyl-diphosphate phosphatase has product MSWIEAFLLGLIQGLTEFLPISSTGHLALGRHAFGLQEAGLFLDTMLHVGTLAAVVFYYRTELLDVLRRPFGRTSMLLAVGTIPAVVVGLLFEDFFEAISVSGATIGWEFLATGVFLWFADRIRDGRKRMQDITYADALVIGAFQAGAIMPALSRSGLTIVGGLLRKLDRATAAYFSFLLSIPAILGGVVMQGAHLVDGSAGESIGLGALAIGAAASAVFGYLAVRWMIDFLKRGSLKVFAVYVWALGLVIIAAQLFGKW; this is encoded by the coding sequence ATGTCCTGGATCGAAGCGTTTCTCCTCGGACTCATTCAAGGGCTGACGGAATTTTTGCCGATCAGCAGCACCGGCCACCTCGCGCTCGGACGCCATGCGTTCGGGCTGCAGGAGGCCGGTTTGTTTCTCGACACGATGCTGCATGTCGGCACGCTCGCGGCCGTCGTCTTCTACTACCGAACGGAGCTGCTCGACGTGCTGCGGCGGCCGTTCGGCCGCACGAGCATGCTGCTCGCCGTCGGCACGATTCCGGCCGTCGTCGTCGGGCTGCTCTTCGAAGACTTCTTCGAAGCGATCTCGGTCAGCGGCGCGACGATCGGCTGGGAGTTTCTCGCGACCGGCGTCTTCCTCTGGTTCGCCGACCGCATTCGCGACGGGCGCAAGCGCATGCAGGACATCACCTACGCGGACGCCCTCGTCATCGGCGCGTTCCAAGCGGGCGCGATCATGCCCGCCCTGTCCCGCTCGGGCCTGACGATCGTCGGCGGCCTGCTGCGGAAGCTCGACCGCGCGACGGCGGCGTATTTCTCGTTCCTGCTGTCGATTCCCGCCATCCTCGGCGGCGTCGTCATGCAGGGCGCGCACCTCGTCGACGGCAGCGCGGGCGAATCGATCGGCCTCGGAGCGCTCGCTATCGGCGCGGCCGCCTCCGCCGTATTCGGCTACCTCGCCGTCCGGTGGATGATCGATTTCTTGAAGCGCGGCTCCCTCAAAGTGTTCGCCGTCTACGTCTGGGCGCTCGGCCTCGTGATCATCGCGGCGCAGCTGTTCGGCAAGTGGTGA
- a CDS encoding RluA family pseudouridine synthase: protein MAARSGRGQQERGGRRGGGPAGPQERTGRRGGGKPGPQPGGKPGLQPSGKPGSQPGGRGPRGERVERPSGNPYGRGRGAAPLAADARGRGSAPGFGSAGAPIPAAAAAGLQPNAAKRKGEWYEMKLPETLAAVPLNGLMRLLPIPAKVAGRLISVNGVQRQGKLLRLKLFPEERPEFEPEWMELNILYEDDFCLVVNKPDGIEVHPSAKGQRGTLAHGVAAYYDMTNQACRVRHIHRLDKDTTGPVLYAKNELAHYVFDAAMREKRIERIYTALAEGVIRDNKGVIDAPIGQDRHHSTRRRVSETGERAVTRYEVIERFADHTLVRLRLETGRTHQIRVHLSHLGHPIAGDGLYGGHRPIMQRQALHGEKLVWPHPWTGDRLSVHAQLPDDFAAALRALREPGRKPVR from the coding sequence GTGGCGGCGCGTAGTGGTCGCGGGCAACAAGAACGAGGCGGACGGCGAGGCGGCGGCCCGGCGGGACCGCAGGAGAGAACCGGGCGGCGCGGCGGAGGCAAGCCGGGACCGCAGCCGGGAGGCAAGCCAGGGTTGCAGCCGAGCGGCAAGCCGGGTTCGCAGCCAGGCGGCAGAGGGCCGCGCGGCGAGCGCGTGGAACGCCCTAGCGGGAATCCGTACGGCCGGGGCCGCGGCGCGGCGCCGCTCGCAGCCGACGCCCGGGGACGCGGCTCCGCGCCAGGCTTCGGCTCGGCCGGCGCCCCGATTCCGGCGGCTGCCGCGGCGGGGCTCCAGCCGAACGCGGCGAAGCGCAAGGGCGAATGGTACGAGATGAAGCTGCCCGAGACGCTGGCGGCAGTGCCGCTGAACGGCCTCATGCGGCTGCTGCCGATTCCGGCCAAGGTCGCCGGGCGTCTCATCAGCGTGAACGGCGTCCAGCGGCAGGGCAAGCTGCTGCGGCTGAAGCTGTTCCCGGAGGAGCGCCCCGAATTCGAGCCCGAATGGATGGAGCTGAACATCCTGTACGAGGACGACTTCTGTCTCGTCGTCAACAAGCCGGACGGCATCGAAGTGCATCCGAGCGCCAAGGGCCAGCGCGGCACGCTCGCGCACGGCGTGGCCGCGTACTACGACATGACGAACCAAGCGTGCCGCGTTCGTCATATTCACCGGCTCGACAAAGATACGACCGGACCGGTGCTGTACGCCAAGAACGAGCTGGCGCACTACGTCTTCGACGCGGCGATGCGCGAGAAGCGCATCGAGCGGATTTACACCGCCCTCGCGGAAGGCGTCATCCGGGACAACAAGGGCGTCATCGACGCGCCCATCGGCCAGGACCGCCACCACTCGACGCGGCGGCGGGTAAGCGAGACCGGCGAACGCGCGGTCACAAGATACGAGGTGATCGAGCGGTTCGCCGATCACACCCTCGTGCGGCTGCGGCTCGAAACCGGCCGCACGCATCAAATCCGAGTGCACCTCTCTCACCTCGGGCACCCGATCGCGGGCGACGGCTTGTACGGCGGCCATCGCCCGATCATGCAGCGTCAGGCGCTGCACGGCGAGAAGCTCGTCTGGCCGCACCCGTGGACCGGGGATCGGCTCAGCGTACACGCGCAGCTGCCCGACGACTTCGCCGCCGCGCTCCGCGCGCTGCGGGAGCCGGGCCGGAAGCCCGTACGCTAA